The region AATAAGTCGGAGCAAGTAGAGCATCTATTTTTTCAACATGCGTGGCATTTAGCAATAGGTTTTGTAAGAGCAACTATGGTGGAGTGATATGTTCCATCCCTACATAATAATAGTTAACATCGAGGCTAGAGGGACGAAAATTTACTCTTGCGGATTCTCCATACCTCCCTCTATCTCCATAATTTTGAGAGttgggagctccaaaaagaggatagaGCTTCTATATTGGAGGTTATTGGGGTGTAATATAGTGCACTTCAAATCTAACTAATTTTTTTTCACACACAACAAATCCAACTGATTTTGATTCACCCACTCCCGAGTCCACTCATGTTTAGTGGTGTTGCAACTCATACCACTATACCAGTCCCAAATGCGTTGAAACTCACTAGCAAGCCAACTTGCCTATTTGCATGGTAAGCTACTAAGCTTCACCCGTTCATCGTGTTCTCCAACTCACCCCGGTCGATGAAGGTACGCCACGCGCTCCCGCTGCTCGTGCGTCGGGCCAGTGCACGGCTCGCGGGACGCATGGCGCTCTGGCATTGGCTGGTGTAGCGTGGCGCTCTGGCATTGGCCGGTGTAGTGTGGCGCTCTGGGGTTGGTGGGTGTAGCGTGGCGCCTGTGAATGGCCGGTGGCAAACATTTCCATTTATATTTATCTGTGTGAAAAAGATGTGGGTGGTGATGCTTCCATAGTTCATGCCAATCTCCTGTCCTCGCCACCTACTCCATCCAGATCCGGGAGTAGCCGACCACGACCCAACGACCCCCGAGCCGCTCTCCCCGATCGCCGTGCCGAGCTCCCTCCGcgcccttcccccctctccccatCCCCTAGCAGCTCCTACCAACTCCGGCCGCGCTCTTCACCAACCCAGGTCCGCCGCCACCCATCTCAGATCCGCCGCTCCCACCTTCCGCCGCGCCGTTGACCACCTCCCTCCGACGACCTCGTCCATCGCCGTGTCGCGCCGCCAGACCCCGCAGCCTGCCGCTGACCTCGGATGGCCAAGGCCGCACGCGTGGACGCAGCCGGCGAACTCCTGGACGACCTCCTGCTCCTCATCTTCGAGCGCTTGCCGGGCGTCCAGGACCTCCTCCGCTGCGCAGCCACGTGCAAACAGTGGCTCTGCCTCATCAAAGACTCGGTCTTCCTCCGACGCATCGGCCTCTGGCCGGAGACGGCGCCCCACCCCTCGGTCCTCGTCGGCATCTTCTACCAGAACGTGGTAGTGCCTAGCGCGATTCAGCCCCTCAGAAGGATACCCGAATGTCCTCCCCAATTCTTGAGCCTTCAGGCTGGGGGCGCCCATCTGACGTTCGACTCCTTCGTCGCCAACGACGATGGGCTCTTCAACTTTGCATGGCCACTGGCATCGCGCCGTGGTCTTCTTCTCGTGCACATCATGCTGCCTACCCCGGTCGACCACCAAGGCCACCGTCCGAAGCTCCTTCTTGCCGTGTGCCGCCCTCTGATCGACAAGCGGCGCAGGCATCTGCTCCCACCGCCTCCCTTCTTGGTAAGCCATGGATTCATGAACGGGCACCGCCTAACTGGCTATGCTCTTCTCACCGATGAGGACCACCGTGCCATTGATGATTTGGATCAGCAACGACGACAACCGTCGTTTCAAGTCGTCTTGACTTACACAGGCGCCAACAGAGTCATGTATGCCTGTACGTACTCCTCTGCCACAGACAGTTGGAGCACTCCCATCAGGTGCCACCAGGTTTCACACCTCGTCAGGTGTGGACCGTATGCCGGCGTCGTCACCTGTGGCACCGTGCACTGGCTGTTCACAGACCAGAGAAGCTTCTACACACTCAATGTAAGTGTCGCCACGGCACATGTCTCATCGACCAAGATCCCCATCAACGTCCGCGCTGGTGAGCAGCGGCGGCGAGTGCCGTTTCCATGTGTCACTAGAGAAAGAAAGCTTTCTTTTGTGAGCATTCGAGATGATGGTGTGCTAGAGCTTTGGGCCAAGCAAGGGCATGATGGCAATGATCATGGCGGCGAGGCTGGTGCGGGAGGGTGGTTGCGCTCTGACCTGATAAATCTAGGAAGCGGTGATAAAATAAACCTCGTCTTCTTCGCAGAGAAGAGAGGTGCCATGCTCGTCGAGCAGGGCGGTGCTTTCTTCACCATTGATCTCAAGAGTAAGGAAAAGGCGTTGGTCGATCTCAAAGGTGAGGAAAAGAAGCATGGCAGGGGCATCTGCAGGTTTCCAATGCATCGCTGTAGTAGTAGTTGGTGTAGTGGATTCCACTGCAGCTGGGGGAAGATCAGTCCTTGCGCGTATAACAAGCCTGTGCTGTACGAGGTGGATTGGATAATTGAGGCAAGATGAGGGCAGATTGAGTCGACAATTTCTTAAAAACTTGTGCACGCAGCATGTTGGATTTAAAGTATGAGTGCCAATAAATCGGAGGTGCTGGAATAAACGCAGGATAATGCACTGGAATAACAGCTGATGTTTCTTTTTGGGGCGCATGTGTTAATTCCATCTGCATTCATTCTGACTGTTCTATTTGGCTCAGTATATAACTAAAACTTTCTGTAATGTTGTTTTTCGTCTGAAATTCTGATGTAGAAGATTGTTTACATGTAATTACAACTGCCATGTGTTTTCACTTCCGAATCTATCTAGGCTAGAAATGCAATATCAGTGTCTCACTGTACTTTCATCTGAACCATGAATTATATTTATTTGTATATCTCATGATTGATTTGAGTAATGTGGTTGAATTTGACATGCCGACTATGCAACGATCTTTGTCTGCCGGGTTGTTTGGCCGTGAGTTGGCCAAAATATGACCTGAGTAGGCATGCCAGTAATCTTAACACAAGCACATCACAGGCCCAATCTGGTCAGCACAACCAAACTTGGATCGGCGATGCTTGCAAGTTGAGGCTGCAACATGCAAGTGCACTTAAAAATAGGCGAAAGAGAACAATTAGTAGAACTGATCACTGTATAGTTTGCAGATGTTGCAGAAAGAAAGATACCCAGCAACTGaagctttctttctggttgtcttcAGTTGATACTGGCAGAGATTGTTGTCAACAGTCTATAAGGCTAAATGTATGTAAGTTGTCAACAGTCCTAATTTTTCAGTTAATTAATGTTTTTTTTTCTGAAAGATCCAGCATTCCTGGCTTTGGATTGGATTAGCAGAAAGCAACGGTAACAGAAACAGAAACATGCTGGGGATACGAAGATCAAAGAGTAAAAGGAAAGAAAAATTCAGCCCTAAAGGCTGGGAATGTTGGACAACACTCCCACGGTTGACCCCCAAAAGGCAGTTTGCACCTGCTATTCTCCATAGCTCTATTGTTCTTGGGATATGCTTCAGTTAATGTTATGCTAATTGATCATGTATTTCACTTACGTCAGGCCGTCAACAAGGATGCAAACGATGTACCTTGAGAGAAGAAGCAGGATTCGCCACATCTGATGAGGAGGAACacgaaagaagaaattgatgaaatggtGTACCACGAAGAAGTTGCCTGAAAATAGTGTTGATGCTGAATAAAAGCGTCACCTGCAGTATTCTTGCTAGTATGTCTTACTGTATTTTCAAGCCTTATTGCAGATAATAGAGTTGGTAAAAGAAAGCAACGCCGTACGTCAAGGTGGCTATGAATTGTTTCGACAACAGAATTATCTCTTCACCTGACTTTTTCCTTCCCTGGCACCCCAAGTCATTGTCCAAAGAAACTGAATGAAGTAGATGTGACCTCGCACTGCTGACTAGGCATGCATATGCGACTATGCAAGTGTGCTTCTAATCAGTTCAGTTCTGATCAGACCAACCCAAGGTAATTTTATCTCGGAGCCCGTCAAAGCAAGCTTCCTTTAACTAAAGCAAGTGTTGACGGATTCGTGGTCTCTCATAATACTAAAAGCTTAATGTTCCATCCAATGCAGAAAAACTGGACGCCCGGCCCGGCATTTCGCCTCCCTCACCGGACCGGCCCGGCCAAGCTTAGCTGCACCACCAACCCCGGCTTTGGAGTCGCCGAGTTTATTTATAGCGGCTACAACCATTCTCCTGCCAGACACAAGCACAAGGTGATCATCACACACGCAGGCACGAACAGCGCGCGATGGCCTCCACCAAGAGCTGGGCGCACGAGATCGAGGCGTCCGTGGCGGCGCCACGCCTGTTCCGCGCCGGCGTCATGGACTGGCACACGCTGGCGCCCAAGCTCGCCCCGCAGGTCGTCGCCAGCGCCCAccccgtcgagggcgagggcggcgtCGGCAGCGTCAGGCAGTTCAACTTCACCTCAGGTACATACCAATACCACATACAGTCAGCTCAACTTCTGCCTCAGCAGGCACGTGACACGCAGGTTGGCCTTGCATGCAGCCATGCCCTTCAGCGTCGTGAAGGAGAGGCTCGACTTCCTGGACGCGGACGGGTGCGAGTGCCGGTCGACCCTCCTCGAGGGCGGGCACGTCGGCACGGTGATCGAGACGTCCACGTCGTGCATCAAGGTGgagccggcggccggcggcggcagcgTCGTCAAGGTGGAGTCCACGTACAAGCTGCTGCCGGGCGTGGAGGAGGGCGAGTACGAGGTCGCCAAGGCCAAGGAGTCCGTCACCGCCATCTTCAAGGCCGCCGAGGCGTACCTCATCGCCAACCCGGACGCCTACAACTGAATCAACTACATACTATCTTTGTGTGCTTTCTTCCCAATCCAATAAGGCTAGGCTGCTCCAGCCTTCAGGTATGCAGCTGGTGACGCGAGAGCAGTGAGAAAGGACGTGGACCGTGGACTTGAAGTTAAGAGGCTGTGTATTTTGTAAGTGTCAAAGAGTGGTTTTGTTTGATGATGTTGCTGCTTGCTTATGTGTGTGTGGTTTTTACGCATGAATAAAACTTATAAAAGGATGTATTTGATGATTGAGATACAATACATAGTCACGCCGGCACGTTTTTTGTCTTCTCCTTTAAAGAGAAAGATTGCATCTCCTGGCCTCTACATATTCATGATTTGATTAAAATTGGCGCTCcccgcaaaaaaaataaaagattAAAATTGGCGCAAGGCAACGAGGCAAAAACATCAATAATAACAGTATAATCGAGAAAACAACAACGTACGGCAACCAAGACAAAGCACAATCTAAATTTATACAGCTAAGTTATCTTTCTTCCATAGCAATGTCTTCAAGAAATGAGAACACGCACATGCCGATGTCACCAACTCTAGCACGTGGCAGCTAGAAGCAAATATTTCcagccatgatgttgggttcaacaAATCACTCCACACCAACGCCTTTAGGCTGGTCATaggggggagtaacttatactagtgtcatgtatATTACATTAGTTTAAGTTACTACCTtcctagtgcaaagtaacatagtaatagtgttatagatggcttcatttattagcttgtcaaTCATCTTTTCTCAGGAAGCAttatgttatagtaacatattaggttactctctttttttgtgggaaaacttccaatctattcatcttcaatcatggcagtacaacgaataccagaaataaaaattacatccagatttgtagaccacctagcgacgactacaagcaccgaagcaagccgaaggcgcgccgctgtcatcgcccctccatcgccggagccgggcacaacttgttgtagtagacagtcgggaagtcgtcgtgctaaggccccataggaccagcaccccagaacagcaaccgccgccgaagaAAAAtaagtagatcggaaggatccaaacacCTATCTCCACATTAACTACAtgacacataagcaaatttgtcatAAAATgcactatgttactagctaagttactcccactatgactagccttagcaATGTAACGATGGAAGTGTCACTGTTGTCCAACCAGTAAATGTCAAATCATAAATTTTCACGCCTCCAAGGTCATGCAGATGTTTgatgaggctgaaggaaatatgccctagaggtaataataaagttattatttatttccttatttcatgataaatgtttattattcatgctagaattgtattaaccggaaacataatacatgtgtgaatacatagacaaatatagtgtcactagtatgcctctacttgactagctcgtgaatcaaagatggttaagtttcctagccatggacaaaagagttgtcatttgattaacgggatcacatcattaggagaatggtgtgattgacataacccattccgttagcttagcacttgatcgtttagtatattgctattgctttcttcatgacttatacatgttcctgtaactatgagattatgcaactcccgtttatcggaggaacactttgggtgctaccaaacgtcacaacgtaactgggtgattataaaagagtactacaagtgtctccaaaggtacatattgggttggcgtattttgagattatgttttgtcactccgattgtcggagaggtatctctgggccctctcggtaatgcacatcactataagccttgcaagcaatgtagctaataagttagttacggaatgatgcattacgtaacgagtgaagagacttgccggtaacgagattgaactaggtattagataccgacgatcgaatctcgggcaagtaacataccgatgacaaagggaacaaagtatgttgttatgcggtttgaccgataaagatcttcgtagaatatgtaggaaccaatatgggcatccaggttccgctattggttattgacccagaatagttctaggtcatgtctacatagttctcgaacccgtagggtccgcacgcttaacgttatgatgacagttttattatgagtttataagttttgatgtaccgaagtttgttcggagtcccggatatgatcatggacgtaacgaggagtttagaaatggtcgagacataaagatcgatatattggaagcctatatttggacatcggaatcgttccgggtgaaatcggcattttactggagcaccgggaggttatcggaacccccccggggggttattgggcctacatgggcctcgagggagaagagggaaggaggcaggagggggccgcgtgcccctccccttcctagtccgaataggacaagggaaggggggcggcgccccccctttccttcccctcttcctcctctttccccccttctcctattccaactaggaaagaagggagtcctactcccggtgggagtaggactccccccttggcgcgccctccttggccggccgcctcctcccccctggctcctttatatacgggggcggggggcaccccatagacacacaagttgatctacggatcgtttcttagtcgtgtgcggtgcccccctccaccatattccacctcggtcacatcgtcgcggagtttaggcgaagccctgtgccggtagaacatcatcatcgtcaccacgccatggtgctaacggaactcatccccgaaggtttgctggatcggagccctgggatcgtcatcgagttaaacgtgtgctgaactcggaggtgccgtacgttcggtacttggatcggtcagatcgtgaagacgtacgactacataaaccgcgttgtcataacgcttccgcttacggtctacgagggtacgtgctcccctctcgttgctgtgccatcaccatgatcttgcctgtgcgcaggaaattttttgaaattactacgttccccagcagtggcatccgagcctaggttttatgcgttgatgttatatgcacgagtagaacacaagtgagttgtgggcgatacaagtcatactgcttaccagcatgtcatactttggttcggcggtattgtgagatgaagcagcccggaccgacattacgcgtacgcttacgcgagactggtttcaccgttacgagcacttgtgcttaaaggtggctggcgggtgtctgtctctctcactttagctgaatcaagtgtggctacggccggtccttgcgaaggttaaaacagcactaacttgacgaactatcgttgtggttttgatgcgtaggtaagaacggttcttgctaagcccgtagcagccacgtaaaatttgcaacaacaaagtagaggatgtctaacttgtttttccagggcatgttgtgatgtgatatggtcaagacgtgatgctatattttattgtatgagatgatcatattttgtaaccgaagttatcggcaactggcaggatccatatggttgtcgctttattgtatgaaatgcaaaagccctgtaattgctttactttatcactaagcggtagcgatagtcgtagaagcaatagatggcgtaacgacaacgatgctacgatggagatcaaggtgtcgcgccggtgacaatggtgatcacgatggtgcttcgaagatggagatcacaagcacaagatgatgatggccatatcatatcacttatattgattgcatgtgatgtttatcctttatgcatcttatcttgctttgattgacggtagcattttaagatgatctctcactaattatcaagaagtgttctccctgagtatgcaccattgcggaagttcttcgtgctgagacaccacgtgatgatcgggtgtgataggctctacgttcaaatacaacgggtgcaaaacagttgcacacgcgaaatactcaggttaaacttgacgagcctagcatatacagatatggcctcggaacacggagaccgaaaggtcgagcgtgaatcatatagtagatatgatcaacatagtgatgttcaccattgaaaactactccatctcacgtgatgatcggacatggtttagttgatttgggtcacgtgatcacttagatgactagagagatgtctgtctaagtgggagttcttaagtaatatgattaattaaacttaaatttatcatgaacttagtcctggtagtattttgcaaattatgttgtagatcaatagtttgcgttgttgctttcatatgtttattttgatatgttcctagagaaaattgtgttgaaaaatgttattaGCAATgaggcggattggatccgtgatctgagatttatccttattgctgcacagaagaattatgtccttaatgcaccactaggtgacagacctattgcaggagcagatgcagacgttatgaatgtttggctagctcaatatgatgactacttgatagtttagtgcatcatgcttaacagcttagaatcgggacttcaaagacgttttgaacgtcatggaccatatgagatgttccaggaattgaagttaatatttccagcaaatacccgagttgagagatatgaagtctccaacaagttctatagctaaaatatggagaagaatcgctcaactagtgagcatgtgctcagattgtctgagtactacaatcgcttgaatcaagtgggagttaatcttctagataagatagtgattgatagagttctctagtcaccatcaccaagttagtagaactttgtgatgaactacagtatgcaagggatgacgaaaacgattcccgagctcttcgtgatgttgaaatcgacgaaggtagaaatcaagaaagagcgtcaagtgttgatggttgacaagatcactagtttcaagaaaagggcaaagggaaagaaagggaacttcaagtagaatgacaagcaagttgttagtcccatgaagaagcccaaagctggaccaaaacctgaaactgagtgattatactgcaaaggaaatgatcactagaagcggaaatgccctgaatgtttggtggataagaaggatggcaaagtgaacaagggtatatttgatatacatgttattgatgtgtattttaactagtgtttatagtagcccctgagtatttgatacttgttcgattgctaaatattagtaactcgaaacaggagttacagaataaacagagactagttgaaggggaagtgacgatgagtgttgaaagtggttccaagattgatatgatcatgatcgcacactccctatactttcgggattagtgttaaacctaaataaatgttatttggcgttttgcgttaagcatgaatatgatttgatcatgtttattgcgacacggttattcatttaaagacaaagaataattgttgttttgtttacatgaataaaaccttcgatggtcatacacccaatgaaaatagtttgttggatctcgatcgtagtaatacacatattcataatattgatgccaaaagatgcaaagttgataatgatagtgcaacttatttgtggcactgccgtttgggtcatatcggtgtaaagcgcatgaagaaactccataaagatggatttttggaatctcttggttatgaatcatttgatgcttgcgaaccgtgccttttgggcaagatgactaaaactccgttctccggaacaatggaacgagctactgacttgatggaaataatacataccgatgtatacggtccaatgagtgttgatgctcgtggcaagtatcgttattttctgaccttcacagatgatttgagcagatatgggtatatctacttaatgaaacacaagtctgaaacatttgaaaagttcaaagaattttagagtgaagtggagaatcatcgtaacaagaaaatacagtttctacgatctgatcgtagaggagaatatttgtgttacgagtttggtcttcaattaaaacaatgtggaatagtttcacaaactcatgccacctggaacaccacagcgtaacggtgtgtctgaacgtcgtaaccgcattttattagatatggtgcgatctatgatgtatcttaccgatttactactatcgttttggggttatgcattagagacagttgcattcactttaaatagggcaccatcgaaatccgttgagacgacgccttatgaactatggtttggcaagaaaccaaagttgtcgtttcataaagtttggggctgcgatgcttatgtgaaaaagttttcacctgataagctcaaacccaaatcggagaagtgcgtcttcatagaatacccaaaggtaactattgggtacaccttctatcacagatccgaaagcaagattcgttgctaagatggatcctttctagagaaggagtttctctcgaaagaagtgagtgggaggaaactagaacttgataaggtaattgtaccttctcccaaattggaaagtaattcatcacagaaatcagttctagtgatgcctacaccgattagtgaggaagttaatgatgatgatcatgaagcttcagatcaagttactaccgaacctcgtaggtcttccagaataagatccgcaccagagtggtacggtaatcatgttctggaagtcatgttactagaccatgatgaacctacgaactatgaggaagcgatgatgagcccagattccacgaattggcttgaggccataaaatctgagatatgatccatgtatgagaacaaagtatggactttgattgacttgctcgatgatcagcaagccatgttaaataaatggatcttcaagaggaagacggacactgatagtagtgttactatctactaagctcgacttgttgcgaaaggttttcaacaagttcaaggtattgaatacgatgagattttctcactcgtatcgaagcttaagtctgtctgaatcatgttagcaattgccacattttatgaaatctggcaaatggatgtcaaaactacattccttaatggctttattaaagaagagttgtatatgatgcaatcagaaagtttttgtcaatcctaaagatgctaacaaagtgtgcaagctccagcaatccatcaatggactggtgcaagtatctcggagttggaatatacgttttgatgagttgatcaaagtatatggttttatacggactttttgaaagacctgtatttacaagaaagtgagtgggagctctgtagcatttctgatattatatgtgcaagacatattgttgattggaaatgatatagaatttctggatagcataaaaggatacttgaataaaaagtttttcaatgaaagacctcggtgaagctgcttacatattgagcatcaagatctattgagatagatcaagacgcttgataagtttttcaataagtacatagcttgtcaagattttgaaatagttcaaaatggaacagtcaaagaaagagttcttgcctgtgttgcaaaggtgtgaaattgagtaagactcaagacccgaccacggcagaaaatagaaagagaatgaaagtcattccctatgcatcagtcataggttctataaaagtatgccatgctatggaccagacctattataTACTCTGCActgttttggcaagggagtacaatagtgatctaggagtagatcactggacattggtcaaaattatccttagtagaataaggatatgtttctcgattatggaggtgataaaagtgttcgtcgtaaaagttacaacgatgcaagcttttacaccaatccagatgactctaaatctcaatctggatacatattgaaagtgggagcaattagctagaatagctccatgcagagcattgtagacatagaatatttgcaacatacatacggctctgaatgtgacagacccgttgactaaacctctctcacaagcaaaacatgatcataccttagtactctttgggtgttaatcacatagcgatgtgaactagattattgactctagtaaaccctttgggtgttggtcacatgacgatgtgaactataggtgttaatcacatacagatgtgaatattggtgttgaatcacatgatgatgtgaactagattattgactctagtgcaagtgggagactgaaggaaatatgccctagaggcaataataaagttattatttatttccttatttcatgataaatgtgtattattcatgctagaattgtattaaccagaaacataatacatgtgtgaatacatagacaaacatagtgtcactagtatgcctctacttgactagctcgtgaatcaaagatggttaagtttcctagccatggacaaaagagttgtcatttgattaacatgatcacatcattaggagaatggtgtgattgacatgacccattccgttagcttagcacttgatcgtttagtatattgctattgctttcttcatgacttatacatgttcctgtaactatgagattatgcaactcccgtttaccggaggaacactttgggtgctaccaaacgtcacaacataactggatgattataaaggagtagtacaggtgtctccaaaggtacatattgggttggtgtatttcgagattaggttttgtcactccgattgtcggagaggtatctctgggccc is a window of Triticum dicoccoides isolate Atlit2015 ecotype Zavitan chromosome 2B, WEW_v2.0, whole genome shotgun sequence DNA encoding:
- the LOC119365372 gene encoding pathogenesis-related protein 1-like; this encodes MASTKSWAHEIEASVAAPRLFRAGVMDWHTLAPKLAPQVVASAHPVEGEGGVGSVRQFNFTSAMPFSVVKERLDFLDADGCECRSTLLEGGHVGTVIETSTSCIKVEPAAGGGSVVKVESTYKLLPGVEEGEYEVAKAKESVTAIFKAAEAYLIANPDAYN